One Herbaspirillum rubrisubalbicans genomic window carries:
- a CDS encoding head-tail joining protein, whose amino-acid sequence MFAEDLDVFFADMGKPVVWAPSGGAEQTTMGLVDAPDVFALSEHLVVANVAELTYPAGKLIGLDEDDFIQVGSVRYRVRQIPRRVDDGELMKVLISEA is encoded by the coding sequence GTGTTCGCCGAAGATCTGGACGTCTTCTTCGCCGATATGGGCAAGCCCGTTGTTTGGGCGCCCAGCGGTGGAGCAGAGCAGACCACGATGGGCCTCGTCGATGCGCCGGATGTGTTTGCGCTGTCCGAGCATCTCGTCGTCGCGAACGTCGCCGAGCTGACGTACCCCGCCGGCAAGCTGATCGGCCTGGATGAGGATGATTTCATCCAGGTCGGTAGCGTGCGCTACCGCGTGCGACAGATCCCCCGACGCGTCGACGACGGTGAACTGATGAAAGTGCTGATCTCGGAGGCTTGA
- a CDS encoding DUF2635 domain-containing protein, which produces MKIYPVPGRTVRDPVTYREVAGETEVNENDAFWIRRLADGDVSTEPQAAGEAGGVADGGGEQ; this is translated from the coding sequence ATGAAGATCTATCCCGTACCAGGGAGGACCGTTCGCGACCCCGTCACGTACCGCGAGGTCGCGGGCGAAACCGAGGTCAATGAGAACGATGCTTTCTGGATCCGTCGACTCGCCGACGGCGATGTCAGCACCGAGCCGCAGGCAGCAGGTGAAGCTGGTGGCGTTGCAGATGGTGGAGGTGAGCAATGA
- a CDS encoding phage tail sheath C-terminal domain-containing protein, giving the protein MSDGSISFNQIPVDLLTPGQYVEFDNSKAISSPVNMPQRILLIGQSLATGTGAANVPLQVSGKTAGIAAFGRGSIGAAMIASLFDVTDTIETWIVPIPDNGAGTAATGTITITGSATQGGTLNLYIGEDVVQVAVATTDTVAVIAAALAAAINAKPDLVVTAASAAGVVTVTARHKGTLTNDLMMQLNYYPMSEATPAGLGVAIVQMSGGTADPSIATALANIGAVQYNTIIMPFNDAANLALMETELNNRWGPLYQNDGHCHSAVRGTVGSLNTLLSARNNSHITLWTCETGGEPGPVWEKAVLAGAVSAYYLAIDPARPLQTLVLPTRLPAPAAKRWLRSERNNILSYGGATTVVDNGGNVVIERAVTNYKTNASGTVDPSYRDIETMYTLSLMRYQVRARIAQRFPRHKLVDDTTPVAPGQAVAAPKDIKAELIALALDWVDAGIMENPDQFKSDLLVVRNKNDRNRVDVRLPPDLVNQFRVFAAQVQFRL; this is encoded by the coding sequence ATGAGTGACGGTTCCATTTCGTTCAACCAGATCCCGGTGGATCTGCTCACGCCTGGCCAGTACGTCGAATTCGACAACAGCAAGGCGATCAGCTCGCCGGTGAACATGCCGCAGCGCATCCTGCTGATCGGCCAGTCGCTGGCCACCGGTACCGGCGCTGCCAACGTTCCTCTGCAGGTGAGCGGCAAGACGGCGGGTATCGCTGCCTTCGGTCGTGGTTCGATTGGCGCGGCGATGATTGCCTCGCTCTTCGACGTCACCGACACCATCGAGACCTGGATCGTCCCGATCCCGGACAACGGCGCCGGCACGGCGGCGACTGGCACCATCACGATTACCGGATCTGCAACGCAGGGGGGCACGCTGAATCTGTATATCGGCGAAGACGTGGTGCAGGTCGCGGTTGCTACCACCGATACCGTTGCAGTCATTGCTGCTGCTCTGGCTGCTGCGATCAACGCCAAGCCGGATCTGGTGGTGACCGCTGCCAGCGCTGCCGGCGTGGTGACCGTCACTGCGCGCCACAAGGGCACGCTCACCAATGATCTGATGATGCAGCTGAACTATTACCCGATGTCCGAGGCGACTCCGGCCGGTCTGGGCGTGGCGATCGTCCAGATGAGCGGTGGTACGGCTGATCCGAGCATTGCGACCGCTCTGGCCAACATCGGCGCGGTGCAGTACAACACCATCATCATGCCGTTCAACGATGCCGCGAACCTGGCGCTGATGGAGACTGAGCTGAACAACCGCTGGGGACCGCTGTACCAGAACGATGGCCATTGCCATTCGGCCGTTCGCGGCACGGTGGGCTCCCTCAATACGCTGCTGTCCGCGCGCAACAATTCGCACATCACGCTGTGGACCTGCGAAACCGGTGGTGAGCCGGGCCCGGTGTGGGAGAAGGCAGTGCTAGCCGGTGCGGTTTCGGCGTACTACCTGGCGATCGACCCGGCCCGTCCGCTGCAGACGCTGGTGCTGCCCACGCGTCTGCCGGCGCCGGCCGCGAAGCGGTGGCTGCGCTCCGAGCGTAACAACATTCTGTCCTATGGCGGCGCGACGACCGTGGTGGACAACGGCGGCAACGTGGTGATCGAGCGCGCGGTGACGAATTACAAGACCAATGCGTCCGGGACGGTTGACCCGAGCTATCGGGACATCGAGACCATGTACACCCTGTCGCTGATGCGCTACCAGGTGCGTGCGCGCATCGCCCAGCGTTTCCCGCGTCACAAGCTGGTGGATGACACCACGCCGGTGGCGCCAGGCCAGGCGGTGGCCGCGCCCAAGGACATCAAGGCAGAGTTGATCGCCTTGGCTCTGGATTGGGTGGACGCCGGCATCATGGAAAACCCTGATCAGTTCAAGTCGGATCTGCTGGTGGTCCGCAACAAGAACGATCGCAACCGAGTGGACGTGCGCCTGCCGCCTGATCTGGTCAACCAGTTCCGGGTGTTCGCAGCACAGGTCCAGTTCCGTCTTTAA
- a CDS encoding phage tail tube protein, whose translation MPSQYFGRAFIRVNGASIASLPGTAKLNPGGVTRKPVVGDHGFLGWTETPVHSEIECDIAVNADTDIVGLNAMTNGSIVFECDSGQQFIQRGAGLESPISPQAGDGKASLKFIGAPVEQA comes from the coding sequence ATGCCATCTCAGTATTTTGGACGCGCGTTTATCCGCGTCAACGGTGCGAGTATCGCCAGCCTCCCCGGCACGGCGAAGCTCAATCCGGGCGGGGTCACCCGCAAGCCGGTCGTGGGCGACCACGGCTTCCTCGGCTGGACGGAGACGCCGGTGCATTCGGAAATCGAATGCGATATCGCGGTGAACGCCGATACGGATATCGTCGGCCTGAACGCCATGACCAATGGCTCGATCGTCTTCGAATGCGATTCCGGGCAGCAGTTCATCCAGCGCGGTGCTGGTCTGGAATCGCCGATCAGTCCTCAGGCGGGCGATGGTAAGGCATCGCTCAAGTTCATCGGCGCACCGGTGGAGCAAGCATGA
- a CDS encoding phage tail assembly protein has protein sequence MSYDQFYERQPNGPTAGPVQTSAPSPTLPPSMGTPAGAPVGDGTAPVPAGSITVVQEDRYDLAFPIKAADGSDITFLKLRRLKAKEMKGVDPKTSDGKFGGALKFIAEMNGLPADTLDELDAVDVIELVGKVAPFLVRGTGVTPSA, from the coding sequence ATGAGCTACGATCAATTCTACGAGCGCCAACCGAACGGCCCGACCGCCGGCCCTGTGCAGACGTCTGCACCATCGCCCACTCTGCCGCCTTCCATGGGCACGCCGGCAGGGGCGCCGGTGGGCGACGGTACCGCCCCAGTGCCCGCAGGCAGCATCACGGTGGTGCAGGAAGATCGCTACGACCTGGCGTTCCCGATCAAGGCAGCGGACGGATCCGATATCACCTTCCTGAAACTGCGCCGCCTGAAGGCCAAAGAGATGAAGGGCGTTGATCCGAAGACCTCGGACGGGAAGTTCGGTGGCGCGCTGAAGTTTATCGCGGAGATGAATGGCCTACCGGCGGACACGCTGGATGAGCTGGATGCGGTCGATGTGATCGAGCTGGTGGGGAAGGTGGCGCCTTTTTTGGTACGTGGCACTGGCGTGACGCCATCGGCCTGA
- a CDS encoding DNA circularization protein: protein MAWRDNLRPASFRGAKFNVDGSSLSAGRRIARHEYPQRDIPYAEDMGRRAREYKVDAFVLGDPAADNDYMVPRDALIAAIEKAGPGQLVHPYYGTVSVTVFGEVQITESSREGGMAKFSITFLEAGKQEEPKTSVDTEAKLAEQAGVCDASFEKDFADNFSVDGLPDFAVADAVGQVDDLMALPDVDLGALDWIRADPTSVLTSLLPENLRSSLDAPLSLAKGVLGLIGGAQRWLSFFSFSEGLASSASAVNATTASRIAVVRNQTAFSDLVRGGATSNRIYELATTQPATTAEAQVLRSEIVQRADAILFSDKVSQATSQAVVQLRTVALQHLASNTVALPSLVSVTQQQVRPAVVLAHDFYGDAWYAQGRADDLVSRNSVAHPGFVPAGRPLQFVSE from the coding sequence ATGGCATGGCGAGATAACTTGCGCCCGGCGAGTTTCCGAGGCGCGAAGTTCAACGTCGACGGATCCAGCCTGAGTGCCGGCCGCCGCATTGCACGGCACGAATATCCGCAGCGCGACATTCCCTATGCGGAAGATATGGGACGGCGGGCACGTGAGTACAAGGTGGATGCCTTCGTGCTGGGTGATCCGGCGGCCGACAACGACTACATGGTCCCGCGCGATGCCTTGATCGCCGCGATCGAGAAGGCGGGCCCTGGCCAGCTGGTGCATCCGTACTACGGCACGGTCTCGGTGACCGTGTTCGGGGAGGTGCAGATTACCGAGTCATCGCGCGAAGGCGGGATGGCGAAGTTCTCGATCACCTTCCTCGAGGCCGGCAAGCAGGAGGAGCCGAAGACCTCGGTGGATACCGAGGCCAAGCTCGCCGAGCAGGCCGGCGTGTGCGATGCGTCCTTCGAGAAGGACTTTGCCGACAACTTCTCGGTGGACGGCCTTCCGGACTTCGCAGTCGCCGATGCCGTGGGTCAAGTGGATGATCTGATGGCACTGCCGGATGTCGATCTCGGTGCTTTGGATTGGATACGAGCGGATCCGACGTCGGTGCTCACGTCACTGCTGCCTGAGAACCTGCGCAGCAGCCTGGATGCCCCCCTGTCGCTGGCAAAGGGCGTGCTTGGGCTGATTGGTGGTGCGCAGCGCTGGCTCTCCTTCTTCAGCTTCTCCGAGGGGCTGGCGTCTTCGGCCTCGGCCGTCAACGCGACAACTGCGTCACGAATCGCCGTGGTGCGCAATCAGACGGCCTTCAGTGACCTGGTGCGCGGTGGCGCCACGTCCAACCGGATCTATGAACTGGCCACGACGCAGCCAGCTACGACGGCAGAGGCGCAGGTGCTGCGCTCGGAGATCGTCCAGCGGGCCGATGCCATCCTTTTTTCGGACAAGGTCAGTCAGGCGACCAGCCAGGCGGTGGTGCAGCTTCGGACGGTGGCTCTACAGCACCTGGCCAGCAATACGGTTGCGCTGCCGAGCCTGGTGTCGGTGACGCAGCAGCAGGTCCGGCCGGCCGTCGTGCTGGCACATGACTTCTACGGAGATGCCTGGTACGCCCAGGGAAGGGCGGATGACCTGGTCAGCCGCAACTCGGTCGCGCATCCCGGCTTCGTGCCGGCCGGGCGCCCCCTTCAATTTGTTTCGGAGTGA
- a CDS encoding phage baseplate assembly protein yields MADSNLLTLRVGGQIYGGWKGINVRTSIEQLAGNFELALTERWPEQPVDWVIAPGELCEILIGDDVVITGYVDVVSVTYDQGSHEIKVTGRDKAGDLVDCSAPTTAFAGQTLEQIAEALCKPFGITIFDETVSGKRLSTKQKKAGKKGTPPKKTRVSGKVPRQACQAGETVFRTLDKLARTEGVLFVSDREGGLVITRAGLGGECETVLQHGKNILQASFENSHAALFSEITVQGQTGAPGADRFDVVHAAPKGAVKRAPSSKTGNSQIGRYRPLIIVAETQADAARCQKRAEWEASNREAKARKVTVTVQGWREEATGELWEINKMVRIQCPWMRLDDWWLISSANFKLDEAGSTTVLQLVSRNAFDQLPEIPDPAGGAAQNRFNVLGK; encoded by the coding sequence ATGGCAGATTCCAATTTGCTGACCTTGCGGGTCGGCGGCCAGATCTATGGTGGCTGGAAGGGCATCAACGTGCGAACCAGCATCGAGCAACTGGCCGGTAACTTCGAGCTGGCTCTTACTGAGCGCTGGCCAGAGCAGCCGGTGGACTGGGTAATCGCCCCCGGCGAACTCTGCGAAATCCTGATCGGAGACGACGTGGTGATCACGGGGTACGTCGATGTCGTGTCCGTGACGTATGACCAGGGTAGCCATGAGATCAAGGTGACGGGTCGGGACAAGGCCGGCGACCTAGTGGACTGCTCGGCACCGACAACGGCCTTCGCTGGGCAGACGCTGGAGCAGATCGCCGAGGCGCTTTGTAAGCCCTTCGGTATCACGATCTTCGATGAAACGGTGAGCGGCAAGCGCCTGAGCACCAAGCAGAAGAAGGCGGGCAAGAAGGGTACGCCGCCCAAGAAAACCCGGGTGAGCGGTAAGGTGCCGCGCCAGGCTTGCCAGGCAGGCGAGACAGTTTTCCGGACACTGGACAAGCTGGCCAGGACCGAAGGCGTGCTGTTCGTGTCCGACCGCGAAGGCGGCCTGGTCATCACGCGCGCCGGGCTGGGTGGCGAATGCGAGACGGTCCTGCAGCACGGCAAGAACATCCTGCAGGCTTCGTTCGAGAACAGCCACGCGGCACTTTTCAGCGAGATCACTGTGCAGGGGCAGACGGGGGCTCCTGGCGCCGATCGCTTTGACGTGGTTCACGCCGCGCCCAAGGGCGCTGTAAAGCGCGCGCCGTCGAGTAAAACCGGGAACAGCCAGATCGGCCGCTATCGTCCACTGATCATCGTTGCCGAGACCCAGGCTGATGCCGCTCGGTGCCAGAAGCGCGCCGAGTGGGAGGCGTCCAACCGGGAAGCGAAGGCCAGGAAGGTCACGGTGACGGTACAGGGCTGGCGCGAGGAGGCCACCGGGGAGCTGTGGGAGATCAACAAGATGGTCCGGATCCAGTGCCCCTGGATGCGCCTGGACGACTGGTGGTTGATCTCCTCGGCGAACTTCAAGCTCGATGAGGCCGGCTCGACAACGGTGCTGCAGCTGGTCTCGCGTAACGCATTCGACCAGTTGCCCGAGATCCCGGATCCTGCCGGCGGTGCGGCGCAAAACCGTTTCAACGTGTTGGGGAAATGA
- a CDS encoding phage baseplate assembly protein V, which produces MMDILALIREATADFKAKINLMLGRGIVSKVNDAAAIQLIRGKLMDGEDYDQMERVQQYGFTSVPKAGAEFLSTFIGGNRDHSVIVAVDDRRFRLRGLRDGEMAIYDDQGQKVHLTRNGIVIDGGGKPISIQNTPEVDMTTPLVKMSGDLKVVGSISADGDISDHGNKKMSAMRTVYNDHDHANPEGGRVGKDQVKM; this is translated from the coding sequence ATGATGGACATCTTGGCATTAATTAGAGAAGCGACCGCTGACTTCAAGGCAAAGATCAATCTCATGCTGGGTCGAGGCATTGTCAGCAAGGTCAACGATGCCGCCGCGATCCAGCTGATTCGCGGCAAGCTGATGGATGGCGAGGATTACGACCAGATGGAGCGCGTGCAGCAGTATGGCTTCACCTCGGTGCCGAAGGCCGGCGCCGAGTTTCTATCCACCTTCATCGGTGGCAATCGCGACCACTCCGTGATCGTCGCGGTGGATGATCGTCGCTTCCGTCTGCGCGGCCTGCGGGACGGCGAGATGGCGATCTATGACGACCAGGGCCAGAAGGTGCACCTCACTCGCAACGGGATCGTGATCGATGGTGGTGGCAAGCCCATCAGCATCCAGAACACGCCCGAGGTGGATATGACCACGCCCCTGGTCAAGATGTCCGGAGACCTCAAGGTGGTGGGCAGCATCTCTGCCGACGGCGATATCAGCGACCACGGGAACAAGAAGATGTCCGCGATGCGAACGGTCTACAACGACCACGATCATGCCAATCCGGAAGGCGGCCGCGTCGGAAAGGATCAGGTGAAGATGTAA
- a CDS encoding phage GP46 family protein — translation MDIEIFWDAANHRGDIAVLNGDLATDHDIKTAILISLFSDRRAEDDDPLPDASSSRRGWWGDALGGAGEGRRIGSRLWLLAREKQLAEVVAKAREYGQEALLWLVQDGVVDSIQVDAQIVRQGWLGLAVTVTRPKKAPAKFRFDFAWSNINQGRM, via the coding sequence ATGGACATCGAGATCTTTTGGGACGCCGCCAATCATCGCGGCGACATCGCTGTGCTCAATGGCGACCTGGCCACGGATCACGACATCAAGACGGCAATCCTGATCTCACTCTTCAGCGATCGCCGCGCCGAGGATGATGATCCGTTGCCGGATGCCAGCTCCTCGAGGCGCGGGTGGTGGGGCGATGCCCTTGGCGGTGCCGGCGAAGGGCGGCGCATTGGCTCTCGCCTTTGGCTGTTGGCGCGGGAAAAGCAGCTGGCAGAGGTGGTCGCGAAGGCGAGGGAATACGGGCAGGAGGCACTGCTCTGGCTCGTCCAGGACGGGGTTGTGGATTCCATTCAGGTCGACGCGCAGATCGTGCGCCAGGGCTGGCTCGGGCTCGCAGTCACCGTCACTCGGCCGAAAAAGGCGCCGGCCAAGTTTCGCTTCGACTTCGCCTGGTCGAATATCAATCAAGGGAGGATGTAA
- a CDS encoding baseplate J/gp47 family protein, giving the protein MPFDRPTLRELVTRALADTNGRLTGAEARLSVATLNVLAVVQSGAVDGLHGHLDWLADQLMIDRCDEDHLARYASIWKVPRKTAAPSVGFASVSAFAALTVPAGTLIQRQDGVRYKTSAAVNLAVGAGSLPLVAVVAGTAGNTAAGVGLKLVTPIDGLDSSMTVGPAGITDGTEQETVDAWRARLLERIQQPPNGGTKSDYEAWALEVQGVTRAWVYPGEMGAGTVTVRFMRDNDAVPIPDAAAVAAVKAYLDAKRPVTAELYVAAPTGAPINFQFTQLSPNTPATREAIRAELADLLRREAIPGGTVKLSHMRAAISSAAGEDDYALATPAADVINPVGSIATLGVITWP; this is encoded by the coding sequence ATGCCATTTGACAGGCCAACTCTGAGAGAGCTGGTAACGCGAGCGCTCGCTGATACCAACGGCCGGCTCACCGGTGCGGAGGCCCGGCTTTCGGTGGCCACGCTCAATGTGCTGGCCGTGGTGCAATCCGGTGCGGTCGACGGGCTGCATGGCCATCTGGACTGGCTCGCGGATCAGCTGATGATCGACCGCTGTGATGAGGATCACTTAGCACGATACGCCAGCATCTGGAAGGTACCTAGGAAGACGGCGGCGCCGTCAGTCGGCTTCGCCTCGGTGAGCGCCTTTGCGGCCTTGACTGTTCCAGCCGGGACGCTGATTCAGCGTCAGGACGGAGTGCGGTACAAGACCTCTGCTGCAGTCAATCTGGCCGTGGGCGCCGGATCACTTCCGCTCGTTGCCGTGGTGGCTGGGACGGCAGGGAATACGGCGGCAGGCGTGGGACTCAAACTCGTCACGCCCATCGATGGCCTGGATAGCAGCATGACCGTGGGCCCTGCCGGCATCACCGATGGCACCGAGCAGGAAACGGTCGATGCCTGGCGTGCTCGCTTGCTGGAGCGCATCCAGCAGCCGCCGAACGGCGGTACCAAATCCGACTATGAAGCCTGGGCGCTGGAGGTGCAGGGCGTGACGCGGGCGTGGGTCTATCCGGGCGAGATGGGGGCCGGTACCGTGACGGTACGCTTCATGCGCGATAACGACGCGGTGCCGATTCCTGACGCTGCGGCCGTGGCAGCGGTGAAGGCATATCTGGATGCGAAGAGGCCGGTCACGGCGGAGCTGTATGTGGCCGCGCCGACCGGGGCGCCGATCAACTTCCAGTTCACGCAACTGAGCCCGAACACCCCTGCTACGCGCGAGGCGATCCGGGCAGAGCTGGCCGATCTGTTGCGGCGGGAGGCGATCCCCGGCGGCACCGTCAAGCTCTCGCATATGCGGGCGGCCATCAGCTCAGCTGCAGGCGAGGATGACTACGCACTGGCAACGCCGGCGGCGGATGTGATCAACCCTGTAGGAAGCATCGCCACGTTGGGGGTGATCACATGGCCATGA
- a CDS encoding YmfQ family protein codes for MAMIAEHYQAQLLELLPSGPAWSRDLDTGLAKLLLAKADELARVDARADQLLEEADPRTTSELLSDWERVAGLPDECMDLAPTPDERRQRLHQKLAWQGGQSVAFFINLLEVLGYPGCTINEFRPFRANSMCSASLNQGGWRYAWRINVPGSVTIRTMNATSPCSAPIRRWGDSSLACILARYRPAHTVLYISYGAAA; via the coding sequence ATGGCCATGATCGCAGAACATTACCAGGCGCAACTGCTGGAGCTGCTGCCGTCTGGCCCTGCATGGTCCCGAGATCTGGATACTGGCCTGGCCAAGCTGCTCTTGGCCAAGGCGGATGAACTGGCCAGGGTGGACGCTCGGGCCGACCAGCTACTCGAGGAGGCAGACCCTCGGACCACGTCGGAGCTCCTGTCGGACTGGGAGCGCGTGGCAGGTCTGCCCGATGAGTGTATGGATCTGGCACCCACGCCCGACGAGCGGCGCCAGCGCTTGCACCAGAAGCTGGCATGGCAGGGCGGGCAGTCGGTCGCCTTCTTCATCAACTTGCTTGAGGTGCTCGGTTATCCGGGCTGCACTATCAATGAGTTTCGTCCGTTCCGGGCGAACTCCATGTGCAGCGCTTCACTGAACCAAGGCGGGTGGCGGTATGCCTGGCGAATCAATGTGCCGGGCAGCGTGACCATCCGCACCATGAACGCGACCAGTCCATGTAGCGCGCCGATTCGCCGGTGGGGAGATTCCTCGCTGGCCTGCATTCTGGCGCGCTACCGGCCGGCGCACACCGTTTTGTACATTTCCTATGGAGCTGCAGCATGA